A region of Nitrospinota bacterium DNA encodes the following proteins:
- the trpE gene encoding anthranilate synthase component I — MYSLSCSKPSISRERFAELAKEGNLIPVYREIFADLETPVSAFLKLGDNPFSYLLESVQGGEKWGRYTFLGQAPSIILKYHGETVTVTENGQETTRKAEGDPLDELRRLMARYKPVRVPGLPRFYGGAVGFLTYDVVRFFEKMPQTAVDDLGTPDALFAVTDTILIFDNISNTIKVVSNAYVGGEAPEKAYEKALSKIDSIIALLKKPLPDIEPVVGDPNVAFESAMGKDVFEGNVDRCKAYIKEGDIFQVVLARRLKAKISAPAFQVYRALRALNPSPYMYYLNYGGVKVVGASPESLARVEDGVVETRPIAGTRPRGKDAEEDRFLAEDLLADEKERAEHIMLVDLGRNDVGRVSIGGTVKVDEFMNIEKYSHVIHIVSNVKGALRHDKDAYDALRAIFPAGTLSGAPKIRAMEIIEELEGTRRGIYGGAVGYFSFSGNMDMAISIRTLQIQDGVAYLGVGAGIVADSVPEREHQETDNKGKALIQAVRIAENGLAPL; from the coding sequence ATGTATTCCCTATCCTGCTCCAAACCCTCCATAAGCCGGGAGAGGTTCGCCGAACTGGCGAAAGAGGGCAATTTAATCCCTGTTTACCGGGAGATTTTCGCGGACCTGGAGACTCCGGTGTCGGCGTTTCTCAAGCTGGGGGACAACCCTTTTTCCTACCTGCTGGAATCCGTGCAAGGGGGGGAGAAATGGGGCAGGTACACCTTCCTCGGTCAAGCGCCCTCCATAATCCTCAAGTATCACGGGGAAACCGTTACCGTTACTGAAAACGGGCAGGAGACGACGCGCAAGGCCGAGGGGGACCCTCTGGATGAATTGAGGCGGCTGATGGCCCGTTACAAGCCTGTGCGGGTTCCCGGCCTGCCAAGGTTTTATGGCGGGGCTGTGGGGTTTCTTACCTACGACGTGGTGCGGTTCTTCGAAAAAATGCCGCAGACGGCGGTGGACGACCTTGGCACGCCCGACGCGCTGTTCGCCGTTACGGACACTATACTGATATTCGACAACATATCGAACACCATCAAGGTGGTGTCCAACGCCTATGTGGGCGGGGAAGCGCCGGAAAAGGCCTACGAAAAAGCGCTTTCAAAAATTGATTCCATCATAGCCCTTCTTAAAAAACCATTGCCCGACATCGAGCCGGTAGTTGGCGACCCCAATGTGGCTTTTGAGAGCGCCATGGGAAAAGATGTGTTCGAGGGGAACGTTGACCGGTGCAAGGCGTACATAAAAGAAGGTGACATTTTCCAGGTTGTGCTGGCGCGCAGGCTTAAAGCGAAAATATCGGCCCCGGCCTTTCAGGTTTACCGGGCGTTGCGCGCATTGAACCCGTCGCCGTACATGTACTATCTCAATTACGGCGGGGTGAAAGTTGTGGGCGCCTCGCCGGAGTCTTTGGCCCGGGTGGAGGATGGGGTGGTTGAGACTCGCCCCATCGCCGGCACACGGCCCCGGGGAAAGGACGCGGAGGAGGACAGGTTCCTGGCCGAAGACCTGTTGGCCGACGAGAAGGAACGGGCGGAGCATATTATGCTTGTGGACCTGGGGCGCAACGACGTGGGCCGGGTGTCCATCGGCGGCACGGTGAAAGTGGACGAGTTCATGAACATCGAAAAATACTCCCACGTCATCCACATAGTCTCAAACGTGAAAGGGGCGCTCCGCCACGACAAGGACGCGTACGACGCCCTGAGGGCCATTTTCCCGGCCGGCACCCTGTCGGGGGCGCCAAAGATTCGCGCCATGGAGATAATCGAGGAGCTGGAGGGGACGCGCCGGGGCATCTACGGTGGCGCGGTGGGTTATTTCTCCTTCTCCGGCAACATGGACATGGCCATTTCCATCCGCACGCTCCAAATCCAGGATGGGGTGGCCTACCTGGGAGTGGGAGCTGGCATAGTGGCGGATTCCGTCCCCGAGCGGGAGCACCAGGAAACCGACAACAAGGGAAAAGCCCTCATCCAGGCCGTGCGCATCGCGGAAAACGGCCTGGCCCCGTTATAA
- a CDS encoding symmetrical bis(5'-nucleosyl)-tetraphosphatase: MAIYAIGDIQGCFEPLQRLLAAMEFNPASDKLWLTGDMVNRGEDSLKVLRLAMSLGTSCVAVLGNHEIHMLAVYAGARHIRHKDTFQDILSAPDAGQIIDWLRRRPLLYAEGEYFLVHAGLMPQWSAQDALKHAAEAESVLRSHGWKEAMAGFFGDGPDHWDENLPGMERIRSIVNAMVRMRVITMHGKMDLSFTGPPAEAPPGYIPWSLHPGRMTKDKVVVCGHWAAQGAVIREDMIALDSGCGWKHGLTGARLDDRKMFFVMCQ; encoded by the coding sequence GTGGCCATTTACGCCATTGGCGATATCCAAGGTTGTTTTGAGCCGCTCCAGCGCCTTCTGGCCGCGATGGAATTCAACCCCGCCAGCGACAAGCTTTGGCTCACCGGAGACATGGTTAACCGTGGCGAAGACTCTTTAAAAGTTCTGCGGCTGGCCATGAGCCTGGGAACTTCCTGCGTGGCAGTGCTGGGCAACCATGAAATCCACATGCTGGCGGTGTACGCAGGGGCGCGCCACATCCGCCACAAGGACACATTCCAGGATATTCTTTCCGCTCCAGACGCAGGCCAGATAATTGACTGGCTCAGGAGACGCCCGTTACTGTATGCAGAAGGGGAATACTTTCTGGTTCACGCTGGGCTCATGCCACAGTGGTCCGCCCAGGATGCTCTAAAACATGCCGCCGAAGCGGAGTCTGTTCTACGCTCGCACGGATGGAAAGAGGCCATGGCCGGATTTTTTGGAGACGGGCCGGACCATTGGGACGAAAATTTACCAGGGATGGAGAGGATTCGCTCCATAGTCAACGCCATGGTGAGAATGCGGGTAATCACCATGCATGGCAAGATGGATCTCTCGTTCACGGGGCCGCCGGCGGAAGCGCCGCCAGGTTATATCCCATGGAGCCTTCATCCCGGCAGGATGACCAAGGATAAAGTGGTGGTCTGCGGCCATTGGGCGGCCCAAGGGGCGGTAATCCGTGAAGATATGATAGCTCTGGACAGCGGATGCGGATGGAAACACGGCCTCACCGGCGCGAGGCTGGACGACAGGAAAATGTTTTTTGTGATGTGCCAGTAA
- a CDS encoding response regulator codes for MLKNKTVLVAEDNVTVRRFISSVLKNQLNCPSIVQVSSANEAIDIIKAKSRRSPISLILSDWEMPGMTGDEFLLTIREDQDTADIPFIMVTARNDRDSIIMAAQAGVSEYLVKPFSAAVLIQKITRVMGLLERRAMNRFKSLSEDKVELIFNEQTRYNASLVNVSQTGLLAKTPLFHHGSVSIYDELELDIHASGVQIKARGEIVRMEADRDNPNDRNVMLIAFQFCELEEGEAKKLKTIISGLLNIDTPAAAVSPLLAKEEKPAEPPKKKRLDMDL; via the coding sequence ATGCTCAAGAATAAGACCGTTCTGGTGGCCGAAGACAATGTTACGGTGCGCCGTTTCATCTCCTCGGTGCTGAAGAACCAGCTAAACTGTCCCAGCATCGTGCAAGTATCCAGCGCCAACGAGGCTATCGACATAATAAAGGCCAAAAGCCGACGCTCACCCATAAGCCTGATTCTCAGCGACTGGGAAATGCCGGGAATGACCGGGGACGAGTTCCTGCTGACCATCCGGGAGGATCAGGACACCGCCGACATCCCTTTTATAATGGTCACGGCCCGGAACGACCGGGACTCCATAATCATGGCGGCCCAAGCGGGGGTTTCCGAGTATTTAGTCAAACCCTTCTCCGCGGCTGTGCTTATCCAGAAGATCACCAGGGTTATGGGCCTGCTGGAACGGCGCGCCATGAACCGGTTCAAGTCTTTAAGCGAAGACAAGGTAGAGCTTATCTTTAACGAGCAAACCCGGTACAACGCCTCCCTGGTGAACGTTTCGCAAACGGGGCTGTTGGCCAAAACGCCCCTTTTCCATCATGGTTCAGTATCCATATATGACGAGCTGGAACTGGACATTCACGCCTCAGGGGTACAGATAAAGGCCCGGGGCGAGATTGTGCGTATGGAGGCGGACCGGGACAACCCGAACGATAGAAACGTTATGCTCATCGCTTTCCAGTTCTGCGAACTGGAGGAGGGGGAGGCCAAGAAGCTGAAAACCATCATCTCGGGGCTTCTTAATATCGACACTCCCGCCGCCGCGGTTTCCCCCCTTCTCGCCAAGGAGGAGAAGCCAGCCGAGCCGCCGAAGAAGAAGCGGCTGGATATGGACCTTTAA
- a CDS encoding glycosyltransferase family protein produces MGGVTAIVQARVASTRLRRKILEPVGDKPLILWVTSRLRAAALVDDVVIATSLSPADDEVFELARREGILCHRGSEDDVLDRFIGAAKLCPADTIIRATGDNPLLDSVTLDLMIKSHLDSGSDYTGANGVVPLGSTAEVVALHALKSAWEEARETPYREHVTPFIHSQPGRFKVRAANPAEYLAGKNYRLTVDTNEDLALMRVLCAELGKAGKPFDAHGAVELLDRRPELVSINMEVLQKDWRRELSGGGTSGG; encoded by the coding sequence ATGGGCGGGGTGACAGCCATTGTGCAGGCCAGGGTGGCATCCACCAGGTTACGAAGGAAGATTTTAGAGCCCGTAGGCGATAAGCCGCTTATCCTCTGGGTGACAAGCCGCCTGCGCGCCGCCGCGCTGGTGGACGATGTGGTCATCGCCACCAGCCTGTCTCCGGCCGACGACGAGGTTTTTGAGCTGGCCCGGCGCGAGGGTATCCTTTGCCACAGGGGTTCGGAGGATGATGTGCTGGACAGGTTCATAGGAGCCGCCAAATTGTGCCCGGCGGACACCATAATACGCGCCACGGGGGACAATCCCCTGCTGGACTCTGTTACCCTTGACCTGATGATAAAGTCCCATCTGGATTCCGGGTCCGATTACACCGGGGCCAACGGAGTGGTTCCCTTGGGCTCCACCGCCGAGGTTGTGGCGTTGCATGCGTTGAAGTCCGCTTGGGAGGAGGCGCGGGAAACCCCATACCGGGAACATGTCACCCCATTCATACACAGCCAGCCTGGACGGTTTAAAGTCCGCGCCGCCAATCCCGCGGAATATCTGGCCGGTAAAAATTACAGGCTTACCGTGGACACGAACGAAGACCTGGCCCTGATGCGGGTTCTTTGCGCCGAGCTAGGTAAGGCGGGAAAACCGTTCGATGCGCACGGGGCTGTGGAGCTTTTGGATAGGCGCCCGGAGCTGGTTTCCATCAACATGGAAGTCCTCCAGAAAGACTGGCGCCGGGAGCTTTCCGGGGGGGGCACAAGCGGCGGTTGA
- a CDS encoding bifunctional folylpolyglutamate synthase/dihydrofolate synthase, with protein MDYKKAQAYLDSLSFRGMKLGLANTSALLSALGDPHLAVKTVHVGGTNGKGSTSAMVASIVSLAGIKCGLYVSPHLQTFRERISVDGEMITKPQAARLVGRVKEAAEKMADPVTYFEFMTAMAFLHFAEEKVGLAVMEVGMGGRFDSTNVTTPEVTVITSVAMDHRQHLGGSLEKIAAEKCGIIKPGAPVVTAVRQPHVVGVALAAAEGRRAPVSLLGRDFHCRRTGFFEGGERFYFRSGATVFKEATVSLVGRQQILNASMAIQVALLLRERGYRIDDRSIIAALGSISCPGRFEMVSEKPAIILDGAHNPRACSVLRETLLERFGAGRVDFVFGAMADKEFKRMIRNLLPVAASFTFFSPSVPRAADPQIFQRALKNSGAKVPSRVIGPVDELMGWIGSRKPERVILVTGSFYTVGEIRAKLSGGKVEDRA; from the coding sequence ATGGATTATAAAAAGGCCCAGGCTTATCTGGATTCGCTGAGTTTCCGGGGAATGAAGCTGGGGCTGGCCAACACTTCAGCCCTGCTTTCGGCGCTGGGCGACCCCCATCTGGCCGTGAAAACGGTTCACGTGGGAGGCACCAACGGCAAAGGCTCCACATCCGCCATGGTCGCCTCTATCGTCTCGCTCGCCGGAATAAAATGCGGGCTATATGTCTCCCCCCATTTGCAGACATTCCGGGAGCGCATAAGCGTGGACGGGGAGATGATAACAAAACCGCAAGCCGCGCGGCTGGTTGGCAGGGTCAAAGAAGCCGCTGAAAAAATGGCCGACCCGGTGACTTACTTTGAGTTTATGACCGCCATGGCGTTCCTGCATTTCGCCGAGGAGAAAGTGGGGCTTGCGGTGATGGAAGTGGGGATGGGCGGCAGGTTCGACTCCACCAACGTAACCACTCCCGAAGTGACGGTGATAACCAGCGTTGCCATGGATCACCGCCAACATCTGGGGGGCTCGCTGGAAAAGATCGCCGCGGAAAAATGCGGCATCATAAAGCCCGGCGCGCCGGTGGTTACCGCCGTCCGCCAGCCTCATGTGGTTGGAGTGGCGCTGGCGGCGGCCGAAGGGCGGCGGGCGCCAGTCAGCCTGTTAGGACGGGATTTTCATTGCAGGCGCACGGGCTTTTTCGAGGGTGGCGAGAGGTTTTATTTCAGATCCGGAGCCACCGTATTTAAAGAAGCCACCGTGTCTTTAGTGGGCCGCCAACAGATTCTCAACGCATCCATGGCCATCCAGGTGGCGCTATTGTTGCGTGAGAGGGGCTATCGTATCGATGACCGGTCCATTATCGCCGCCCTCGGTTCCATCTCCTGCCCCGGAAGGTTCGAGATGGTTTCGGAAAAGCCAGCGATAATCCTGGATGGGGCGCACAATCCAAGGGCCTGCTCGGTACTGCGGGAAACATTGTTGGAGCGGTTCGGGGCGGGCCGGGTGGATTTTGTGTTCGGGGCCATGGCCGACAAGGAGTTCAAGCGGATGATCCGCAACCTTCTGCCTGTGGCCGCAAGCTTCACTTTTTTCAGCCCCTCCGTGCCCAGGGCCGCCGACCCCCAAATCTTCCAGCGGGCGCTGAAAAACAGCGGGGCCAAAGTACCTTCCCGGGTAATAGGGCCGGTGGACGAATTGATGGGATGGATAGGCTCACGGAAACCTGAACGAGTGATTCTCGTCACCGGCTCGTTTTACACAGTAGGGGAGATCCGCGCGAAGCTATCAGGCGGGAAGGTGGAAGACCGGGCGTAA
- the mtnA gene encoding S-methyl-5-thioribose-1-phosphate isomerase: protein MFKTVEWRNGRARLLDQRKLPSEETYLEYTTYAGVAQAIKDMVVRGAPAIGVAAAMGAALGAKAIEARDHSTFMVEFDKALSTLAASRPTAVNLFWAIDRMRAVASGSISEGIDGLKKRLEEEAVRIYKEDLAINRRMAENGAALFAKGDAILTHCNAGALATAGEYGTALGVIKAAHLQGKQVTVFADETRPWLQGARLTTWELMKEKIPVTLISDNMSGHLMKLGRVNKVIVGADRIAANGDTANKIGTYSVAVLARRHNVPFYVAAPMSTIDFGKHDGSQIPIEERDPKEVTHVMGAYSIAPEGVGVFNPAFDVTPAELITAIITERGVAYPPFNESLGRLRELKD from the coding sequence ATGTTCAAGACCGTTGAATGGAGAAATGGCCGCGCAAGGCTTCTGGATCAACGCAAGCTCCCCAGCGAGGAGACTTACCTGGAGTACACCACCTACGCCGGCGTGGCCCAGGCCATAAAAGACATGGTGGTTCGCGGCGCGCCAGCCATAGGCGTGGCGGCGGCCATGGGCGCGGCGCTGGGGGCTAAGGCCATAGAGGCGCGTGACCATTCAACGTTCATGGTGGAATTCGACAAGGCGCTATCCACCCTGGCGGCCTCCCGCCCCACGGCGGTGAACCTTTTCTGGGCGATAGACAGGATGCGCGCCGTGGCCTCGGGCTCCATAAGCGAAGGAATCGACGGCCTTAAAAAACGGCTTGAGGAAGAGGCCGTTAGAATCTACAAGGAAGACCTGGCCATCAACCGCAGGATGGCCGAAAACGGCGCGGCCCTTTTCGCCAAAGGCGACGCCATCCTCACCCATTGCAACGCCGGGGCCCTGGCCACCGCCGGGGAATATGGCACGGCCCTTGGGGTGATTAAAGCGGCGCATCTGCAGGGCAAACAGGTTACCGTGTTCGCCGACGAGACCAGGCCGTGGCTCCAGGGGGCAAGGCTGACCACTTGGGAGCTTATGAAGGAAAAAATCCCCGTCACCCTTATTTCCGACAACATGTCGGGCCATCTTATGAAGCTGGGCCGGGTGAACAAGGTGATAGTGGGGGCCGACAGGATAGCCGCCAACGGCGACACCGCCAACAAGATAGGCACCTATTCGGTGGCTGTGCTGGCCAGGCGCCACAACGTGCCGTTTTATGTGGCGGCGCCCATGTCCACCATAGATTTCGGCAAACATGACGGTAGCCAGATACCCATAGAGGAGCGCGACCCAAAAGAGGTGACCCATGTGATGGGAGCATACTCCATCGCGCCGGAAGGGGTGGGCGTGTTCAACCCTGCTTTCGATGTGACGCCTGCGGAGCTTATCACGGCGATTATTACCGAGCGTGGGGTTGCCTATCCTCCATTCAACGAGTCACTGGGGCGCCTGCGGGAATTGAAGGACTGA
- a CDS encoding CvpA family protein, with amino-acid sequence MSIHWFDIFVAVFLTASMVWSFFRGFAREAFSLFSVVAGYFMASRYYPGATPLFAKFFGEGTLADIAAFAALFFLTVTLVVVTGIFVRRVLHISSALSVVDKTAGAGLGLVKGCLILAIIVYPLALVPALKEEMAEGSVAAPVLINLGRLGMAKLAPNLASDLEGAAKVTVEKTREAKDRAKKITDSIKAAEGLLNNGEEKKSQAKKAPADEAPKEPRENVKPKDSGSKKAPAKPKDIGKKPEKDDITDYDRREMEKLLERAEKPGRGR; translated from the coding sequence TTGTCCATCCACTGGTTCGACATATTCGTGGCCGTATTTCTTACGGCCTCGATGGTTTGGTCATTCTTCAGGGGTTTTGCGCGGGAGGCGTTTTCCCTTTTTTCCGTGGTTGCCGGTTATTTCATGGCCTCGCGCTATTATCCCGGCGCCACCCCTCTATTCGCCAAGTTCTTCGGCGAGGGGACCCTGGCGGACATAGCCGCTTTCGCGGCGCTCTTTTTCCTGACGGTTACATTGGTGGTGGTAACTGGCATATTCGTCCGCCGCGTCCTTCATATTTCATCGGCGCTTTCGGTGGTGGACAAAACCGCCGGGGCAGGCTTGGGCCTTGTGAAAGGTTGCCTTATCCTGGCTATCATCGTTTACCCGCTGGCGCTGGTACCGGCTTTGAAAGAGGAAATGGCCGAAGGCTCTGTGGCGGCTCCTGTCCTGATAAACCTGGGCAGGCTGGGAATGGCCAAACTGGCGCCCAACCTGGCTTCAGACCTGGAGGGCGCGGCCAAGGTAACCGTGGAGAAGACCCGGGAGGCCAAAGATAGGGCCAAAAAGATCACCGACAGCATCAAGGCCGCCGAAGGGCTGTTGAACAATGGGGAGGAAAAGAAATCCCAGGCCAAAAAGGCTCCTGCGGATGAAGCGCCTAAAGAACCGCGCGAGAACGTCAAGCCTAAGGATTCCGGAAGCAAGAAAGCTCCCGCCAAACCCAAAGACATAGGTAAAAAGCCTGAGAAGGACGACATAACCGACTACGACCGGCGCGAGATGGAAAAGCTGTTGGAGCGGGCGGAAAAACCCGGGCGGGGGCGCTAA
- a CDS encoding tetratricopeptide repeat protein: MARYNKIVRKKEEGAADIIGQPASLLDYLKENWEKAAIGLGGLAVAMAAVYGVWTYLGSQSMDAQARLYNAVKTVPLEGASMAQADKGITALKAMLEKGGSSQTLAQGRLELAALHMRKNDFQGALEAYRAAKGDAGKGSLIYELATAGEGNALELSGKPDEASARFKELVDNSSYYPKQDALLSMALSLASAGKKDEAVKAINRLKTEFPDYLTADFLNDTARRIESGAKAAPAAAPATGGM; this comes from the coding sequence ATGGCACGCTATAACAAGATAGTAAGGAAAAAAGAAGAAGGCGCGGCGGATATTATCGGCCAGCCAGCCTCTTTATTAGACTACTTAAAGGAAAACTGGGAGAAAGCGGCCATCGGGCTAGGCGGGCTGGCTGTGGCCATGGCGGCGGTTTACGGGGTATGGACATATCTTGGCTCCCAGTCTATGGACGCCCAGGCGAGGCTCTATAACGCCGTTAAAACCGTTCCGCTGGAGGGGGCCTCCATGGCCCAGGCCGACAAGGGGATAACCGCCCTGAAAGCCATGCTGGAAAAAGGCGGATCCAGCCAGACGCTGGCCCAGGGCAGGCTGGAGCTGGCGGCGTTGCACATGAGGAAAAACGATTTCCAGGGGGCGCTGGAAGCCTACAGGGCCGCCAAGGGTGACGCCGGGAAGGGGTCGCTCATATATGAACTTGCCACCGCCGGGGAGGGAAACGCGCTGGAGCTTTCGGGAAAACCGGATGAAGCATCGGCCAGGTTCAAGGAGCTTGTGGATAATTCCAGTTATTACCCCAAACAGGACGCGCTATTGAGCATGGCCTTAAGCCTGGCCTCCGCCGGAAAGAAAGATGAAGCCGTAAAGGCCATCAACCGGCTGAAAACCGAATTTCCGGACTATCTGACCGCCGATTTCCTGAACGACACGGCGCGGCGGATAGAGTCGGGCGCCAAGGCCGCCCCAGCCGCCGCCCCGGCTACCGGCGGGATGTAA
- a CDS encoding gamma carbonic anhydrase family protein: MIRPFKGILPKIDGSAYIDETAQVIGDVAMGPESSVWPNVVIRGDVNHIMIGARTNVQDNSVLHVTRQPSYPLILGDDITVGHSVTLHGCVIEGPALIGMGAIVMDGAVLKPNVIIAAGAIVTERTVVEEGTLMMGAPARPKRKLTEEEVAFLKISSSNYVKYRLDYM, translated from the coding sequence TTGATCAGGCCGTTTAAAGGAATTCTACCCAAGATTGACGGGTCCGCATACATCGACGAGACGGCCCAGGTGATAGGCGATGTGGCCATGGGGCCCGAATCCTCCGTGTGGCCCAACGTGGTTATCCGGGGCGACGTGAACCATATCATGATAGGCGCCAGGACCAACGTGCAGGACAACTCCGTACTCCACGTCACCCGGCAACCTTCTTATCCGCTCATTCTGGGAGACGACATCACCGTTGGGCATTCGGTGACCTTGCACGGGTGCGTAATCGAAGGCCCGGCCCTGATAGGCATGGGCGCCATAGTGATGGACGGGGCGGTATTAAAACCCAACGTTATCATTGCGGCGGGCGCCATTGTGACGGAACGCACGGTGGTGGAGGAAGGCACGCTTATGATGGGCGCCCCGGCCAGGCCCAAACGCAAACTCACCGAAGAGGAAGTGGCCTTCCTGAAAATATCCTCGAGTAATTATGTGAAATACCGGCTGGACTACATGTAG
- the lpdA gene encoding dihydrolipoyl dehydrogenase, which yields MERFDVVVIGGGAGGYSTAVTAAGLGLSTALIEIGDIGGACLNRGCVPAKAWISSAETVDMAAHMATLTREPLAFSPDFGLAAEKQRAIVAQFKKSLETLIVKKGVQIILGRARFQAPGEISVETAEGPRALGYRYAVIATGSAPARLFNLSENAALTSDTIFNLSAPPKSLLIVGGGAIGCEFAGAMSRFGVEVTVVELLPRLLPTEDFEVSATLEREFKKRKIKVVTGTRIEEIAEADGGVTATLAGGVRLSAEKVLISVGRRFVTEGLGLENVGVTLGARGEIDTDGQMRTSARNIFAVGDVAGKHLLAYTAYAEGRRVAEIIGGVDSPASNTPVPNTIFTIPEIGSVGVTEGSAPEGYVKGTFMFRALARAHAAGEIAGFVKVVSDGASGRILGVHIIGPRATDLIHIAAVAMAAQMTVKQLGEVIFSHPTFSEALLEAVHDTHGASIHK from the coding sequence ATGGAACGGTTCGATGTGGTGGTGATAGGCGGTGGGGCCGGAGGTTATTCAACGGCTGTCACCGCGGCCGGGCTGGGTCTTTCAACGGCGCTCATCGAAATCGGGGACATAGGTGGCGCCTGCCTGAACCGGGGATGTGTCCCGGCCAAGGCATGGATATCCTCCGCGGAAACGGTGGACATGGCCGCGCATATGGCCACGCTCACCCGGGAGCCGCTGGCCTTCTCGCCGGATTTCGGGCTGGCCGCCGAAAAGCAAAGGGCCATAGTGGCCCAGTTCAAAAAATCGCTGGAAACACTTATCGTCAAAAAAGGGGTGCAAATCATTTTGGGCCGGGCGCGGTTCCAGGCTCCGGGCGAAATTTCCGTGGAGACCGCCGAGGGGCCACGCGCTTTAGGGTATAGATACGCGGTAATAGCCACCGGCTCGGCGCCTGCCCGTCTTTTCAACCTGAGCGAAAATGCGGCCCTCACCAGCGACACCATATTCAACCTGAGCGCCCCGCCCAAGTCGCTTCTCATCGTGGGGGGTGGCGCCATCGGTTGCGAGTTCGCCGGGGCCATGAGCCGGTTCGGCGTGGAGGTTACGGTGGTGGAGCTTCTGCCAAGGCTTCTGCCTACGGAGGATTTCGAGGTTTCGGCCACGCTGGAGCGGGAGTTCAAGAAAAGGAAAATAAAGGTTGTGACCGGAACCCGCATAGAGGAGATAGCCGAGGCCGATGGCGGCGTAACAGCCACGCTGGCGGGCGGGGTCAGGCTTTCGGCGGAGAAGGTTTTAATTTCGGTGGGGCGCCGGTTTGTGACCGAAGGATTGGGGCTGGAGAACGTGGGAGTGACCCTGGGGGCCCGGGGGGAGATAGACACCGATGGCCAGATGCGCACATCCGCGCGGAACATCTTCGCCGTCGGCGACGTGGCCGGTAAACACCTGCTGGCATATACCGCCTACGCCGAGGGAAGGCGGGTGGCGGAAATCATCGGCGGGGTGGATAGCCCGGCCAGTAACACGCCTGTTCCCAACACCATTTTTACTATTCCTGAAATCGGCTCCGTTGGTGTGACTGAGGGCTCAGCGCCTGAGGGCTACGTTAAAGGGACATTCATGTTCCGCGCCTTGGCCCGCGCCCATGCCGCCGGGGAGATAGCAGGATTCGTAAAAGTGGTTTCTGACGGGGCCAGCGGCAGGATACTGGGGGTTCACATTATCGGCCCCCGGGCCACGGACCTGATACACATCGCCGCCGTGGCCATGGCCGCTCAAATGACCGTAAAACAATTGGGGGAGGTGATATTCTCCCACCCCACATTCTCCGAAGCCCTGCTGGAGGCTGTCCACGACACCCACGGCGCTTCCATCCACAAGTGA
- a CDS encoding ParA family protein: protein MPRGTRKLAIVNRKGGSGKTTTAVSLSAGLAMRGERTLLVDMDPQANASISLGVDGAVAPLTIYELLLGVETDARKGVIRSAVDRLHLIPSAPRLCGAEIELADLPGRELRLRDVLAPFSGEYDYIVVDCPVAFGILTLNALVACDEALAPVQTHHLSLVAIRQLRDIVRKVNQKLNPALKIVGLVPTMIDRRMKISQELVEEMEKEYGRNLLRPSIRLDAKLAEAPARGKPIQVYAPKSNGAYDYTVLTDDIRLM, encoded by the coding sequence ATGCCGCGCGGAACACGAAAACTGGCTATAGTAAACCGCAAGGGCGGATCAGGCAAGACCACCACGGCGGTTAGCCTGTCGGCGGGGCTTGCCATGCGCGGGGAGCGGACGCTTCTTGTGGATATGGACCCGCAGGCCAACGCCTCCATATCCCTTGGAGTGGACGGGGCCGTGGCCCCTCTAACCATATACGAGCTACTTTTGGGGGTGGAGACCGACGCGCGCAAGGGGGTTATCCGCTCCGCAGTGGACAGGCTTCATTTGATTCCTTCGGCCCCCCGGCTTTGCGGCGCCGAGATAGAGCTTGCAGATCTGCCCGGGCGGGAACTGAGGCTTAGGGATGTCCTGGCGCCATTCTCCGGCGAATATGATTATATTGTGGTGGACTGCCCTGTGGCTTTCGGCATACTGACATTAAACGCCCTGGTAGCCTGCGATGAGGCCCTGGCCCCGGTGCAGACACATCATCTTTCGCTGGTGGCCATCCGGCAGTTGAGGGACATTGTGAGGAAGGTAAACCAAAAGCTCAACCCGGCTCTGAAGATCGTGGGGCTTGTGCCCACGATGATAGACCGGCGGATGAAGATAAGCCAGGAGCTTGTGGAGGAGATGGAGAAAGAGTACGGCCGAAACCTTCTGCGCCCCAGCATAAGGCTGGACGCCAAGCTGGCCGAAGCCCCGGCCCGCGGGAAGCCAATCCAGGTTTACGCCCCCAAATCCAACGGCGCTTACGATTACACGGTGCTCACCGATGACATACGCCTCATGTGA